A single region of the Vicia villosa cultivar HV-30 ecotype Madison, WI unplaced genomic scaffold, Vvil1.0 ctg.003515F_1_1, whole genome shotgun sequence genome encodes:
- the LOC131641096 gene encoding organic cation/carnitine transporter 7: MTMGDDDYTVDDALIALGFGKFQLLVLVYAGIGWISEAMEMMLLSFVGPAVQSAWNLSSHQESFITSVVFAGMLIGAYSWGIVSDQHGRRKGFLITAIVTSTSGFLSAFSPNYLSLLLFRSLVGLGLGGGPVLSSWFLEFVPAPNRGTWMVIFSAFWTVGTIFEASLAWIVMPRLGWRWLLALSSLPTSFLLLFYKMTPESPRYLCLKGRTSEAINVLETIARLNGTKLPSGTLISDNQIELQKIDNPSEDTVLLSPRKNDEVETPKGMGSNLGGISSLKMLLSPTLARSTLLLWAVFFGNAFSYYGLVLLTSELNAHSKCIPNKLQTEKSQDISYKGVFIASFAELPGLLLSAVAVDKLGRKLSMSIMFFMCCIFLLPLTFYLPEDLTTGLLFGARICITVTFTVVYIYAPEIYPTSVRTTGVGVASSVGRIGGMLCPLVAVGLVHGCHQTIAVLLFEIVALVSGICVMFFPFETMGQELQDTVSSVKQTDNA, translated from the exons ATG ACGATGGGGGATGATGACTACACAGTAGATGACGCACTTATTGCTTTGGGTTTTGGTAAATTTCAATTACTTGTTCTTGTTTACGCTGGCATTGGTTGGATTTCTGAAGCTATGGAAATGATGCTACTCTCTTTCGTTGGTCCTGCTGTTCAATCTGCTTGGAATCTTTCTTCTCATCAAGAGAGTTTCATTACTAGCGTTGTTTTTGCTGGCATGTTAATCGGTGCTTACTCCTGGGGCATTGTTTCCGATCAACATGGAAGGAGGAAAGGATTCCTTATCACTGCAATTGTTACTTCTACCTCCGGTTTTCTCAGTGCCTTTTCTCCTAATTATTTATCATTGCTCCTCTTTCGTTCGCTTGTTGGTCTTGGTTTGGGAGGTGGCCCTGTGTTGTCGTCCTGGTTTCTAGAGTTTGTTCCTGCCCCTAATAGAGGTACCTGGATGGTTATCTTTTCAGCTTTTTGGACTGTTGGTACCATTTTTGAGGCATCTCTTGCTTGG ATCGTGATGCCAAGGCTGGGTTGGAGATGGCTTCTTGCACTATCTTCCCTTCCCACTTCTTTCCTTCTTCTGTTCTACAAAATGACACCAGAGTCACCGAGATACCTATGCTTGAAAGGTAGAACAAGTGAAGCAATTAATGTTTTGGAGACAATAGCAAGACTAAATGGCACAAAACTTCCCTCTGGTACCCTTATTTCTGATAATCAAATTGAGCTACAAAAAATTGACAACCCTTCAGAAGACACAGTTTTACTCTCCCCAAGAAAAAATGATGAAGTCGAAACTCCTAAAGGAATGGGTTCTAATTTAGGTGGTATCTCATCACTTAAAATGCTACTGTCACCCACTTTAGCAAGGTCAACCCTTCTATTATGGGCAGTGTTTTTCGGTAATGCTTTTTCATATTACGGCCTTGTTTTGCTGACCTCTGAGTTGAACGCACATAGTAAATGTATTCCAAATAAATTGCAGACAGAGAAGTCCCAGGATATAAGTTATAAAGGTGTTTTTATTGCTAGTTTTGCAG AGCTACCTGGGCTCCTCTTGTCGGCCGTAGCCGTGGATAAACTCGGTCGTAAGCTATCAATGTCAATCATGTTCTTCATGTGTTGTATTTTCCTTCTCCCATTAACCTTCTATCTGCCCGAAGACCTGACAACGGGCCTTTTATTTGGAGCTCGCATATGCATCACAGTTACCTTCACAGTTGTGTATATTTATGCCCCAGAG ATATATCCTACATCGGTGAGAACAACTGGCGTCGGAGTGGCAAGCTCAGTGGGTAGAATTGGTGGAATGTTATGTCCATTGGTAGCAGTGGGTTTAGTACATGGATGTCATCAAACCATAGCTGTCCTACTGTTTGAAATTGTAGCTCTTGTTTCAGGAATATGTGTTATGTTCTTTCCATTTGAGACCATGGGCCAAGAACTGCAAGATACTGTGTCAAGTGTAAAACAGACCGATAACGCGTAG
- the LOC131641097 gene encoding uncharacterized protein LOC131641097, translating into MEHYQNVSGKKARARRMLLLKEIRSKRQKISPQQIVSGQTVINNPTFHTPRQPLSDLTQAFQNTITRTPVDQHSVSPNVSDAGTEPSLLIHGFKNLRSCHIGSLGTNLYSKFASTSTHKENDPFGLPSKTNQHPLPLHENNVVRAGSSSNRATLVCPPESKTARGRPRNQYGVPNMALNLCRKIPTPTNTQQTDMQTQTSDANPQPWSSAFPKRGRGRPRKNTSDPNLPMNLNTEINSQTITRKHSIPSEVCGSSEVVKQNVHGIQVPQNSGSLGRDEYTPVATPTHAPNNRKLPTCPVFTPTVNLDFNSDSDSDSDYDPFATYLSEDENFSEDEDYDAPFIIHDNAAGHSQEYYDIGSPLIECRYCKAMMWYQERMHKSSHSANPKFMMCCGNGKVELPLLREPPETLAKLLFDHESLVSRKFQQQIRVYNMMFAFTSPGAKVDNRFNNGRGPPTLRIQGQTCHRIGSLLPPQGQKPKFAQLYIYDTENEVENRMHGLRNKEDFDPEVVSRLASMLYTFNPHAKSFQMAKQWLNNGETPNLKLRLISNRSTDGRVYNQPTVSEVAALVVGDIDTAEMRDIIMQTKGGRLQRINELHAAYMAYQYPLIFPYGEDGYRPDVAHRDLPANENSIRNRLTIREWLAFRIQTRLCEAKTLLSSRRLFQQFLVDGYTMLESEKLEWLRKNQPKLRVTKYNSLEKEGDQSHAPGISIGKRVVLPSSFVGGRRFMDQLYYDGMAICSKVGFPDLFITFTCNPNWPEIQRVLGPLHLKPQDRPDVISRVFKIKFDQLLSDLTKKGVLGKVLAYMYTIEFQKRGLPHAHILLFLHPSNKYPTPDDIDKIISAEVPDPRRHPRLYNLVKSHMVHGPCGFANLNSPCMKDNKCTKFYPKKFQPTTIVDHEGYPVYRRRNNGHTIEKHGIIFHSGHVVPHNPSLLLKYEAHINMEWCNQSTSIKYLFKYINKGSDRISAIIQGQDKNNVDEIKQYLDCRYISPSEACWRIFSYSIHGRKPAVERLFFHLEGENSVYYKDYEQVGDVLLKPSVTESMFTSWFEANKTYEEARLLTYGDFVSKFVYHKRSRTWKPRKRGYTIGRLIWVPQSTGELFYLRMMLTVTKGPLCYQDIKKVDGKQLKTYRDACFAMGFLQDDREFVEAIKEAHLWGSGPFLRKLFVTMLLSSSMNRPEHVWRKTWMYLSDGILYEQRLFTRNQGLTMSDAELKERTLMAIETLLQNNNRTLKDFKTMPYPKDFVVEFTGNRLLYDELQYEVVAQKQIFDTLYASLTDEQRSIFEEIMDAVEKQQGGVFFLYGYGGTGKTFMWNTLSAALRSKKKIVLPVASSGIASLLLPGGRTAHSRFKIPVPTLETSICNIEKKDDIAELLKFTDLIIWDEAPMANKFCFESLDKSLKDIMSGPTHASKKIFGGKVVVFGGDFRQILPVIPRGTRSDIIHATINASYIWDHCKVLRLTKNMRLQSGPPTTTADEIRSFSEWILNIGDGTMCEPNDGYADICIPNEFIISNFTDPIQAIVEDTYPDLIHNYLDSNYLQSRAILASTIEVVDDINQYITNLLPGEEREYFSSDSIDRSDVTNFDAYEHVTPEFLNALKTSGLPNHSIKLKVGATIMLMRNLDQSEGLCNGTRLTVTRLAAHVIEAKIISGKNIGNIFYIPRMSLSPSQSPWPFKLVRRQFPIIVSFAMTINKSQGQSLDNVGLYLPKEVFSHGQLYVAISRVKSKKGLRILIHDKEKQPMLSTTNVVFKEVFHNI; encoded by the exons ATGGAGCATTATCAAAATGTATCAGGTAAAAAGGCTAGAGCTAGAAGAATGTTGCTTTTGAAAGAAATTCGGTCTAAACGTCAAAAAATTAGTCCTCAACAAATAGTAAGTGGCCAGACTGTGATAAATAATCCTACCTTCCACACTCCAAGACAACCTTTGTCCGACCTTACTCAGGCATTCCAAAATACTATTACAAGAACACCGGTTGATCAACATTCTGTTAGTCCAAATGTCAGCGACGCAGGGACAGAACCTAGCCTATTAATACACGGTTTTAAAAATCTGAGAAGCTGCCACATAGGCTCCTTAGGAACAAATCTTTACTCAAAGTTTGCATCAACTTCTACACATAAGGAGAATGATCCTTTTGGTCTTCCGAGCAAAACTAACCAGCACCCCCTTCCGCTTCATGAAAACAACGTCGTTCGAGCCGGAAGTTCTTCTAATAGAGCCACATTAGT ATGTCCACCGGAATCCAAGACAGCTCGGGGACGGCCTAGAAATCAATATGGAGTTCCAAATATGGCGCTTAACTTGTGCAGAAAGATTCCTACACCAACGAATACGCAACAAACTGACATGCAAACTCAGACCTCAGATGCAAACCCACAGCCTTG GTCTTCAGCATTCCCAAAACGTGGCAGGGGCAGGCCTAGGAAAAATACCAGTGATCCTAACCTCCCTATGAATCTTAATACAGAGATAAACAGCCAAACAATTACCAGGAAACATTCTATTCCAAGTGAAGTCTGCGGATCAAG TGAAGTTGTTAAACAAAATGTCCATGGAATTCAAGTACCGCAAAATAGTGGCAGTCTTGGTCGTGACGAATATACGCCGGTCGCAACGCCTACACATGCTCCCAACAATCGAAAATTGCCAACATGTCCAGTTTTTACACCTACGGTCAATTTGGATTTTAATAGCGACTCAGACAGTGATAGCGACTACGACCCTTTTGCAA CATATCTATCCGAGGATGAGAACTTCTCGGAGGACGAAGATTATGATGCTCCTTTCATAATTCATGATAATGCTGCCGGCCATTCGCAAG AATATTACGATATCGGATCCCCCCTTATTGAGTGCCGTTATTGTAAAGCGATGATGTGGTATCAAGAGAGAATGCATAAAAGTTCTCATTCCGCCAACCCAAAGTTTATGATGTGTTGTGGAAACGGGAAAGTTGAACTCCCACTGCTTAGAGAGCCTCCGGAAACACTTGCAAAACTTTTGTTTGATCACGAGAGTTTGGTTAGTCGCAAGTTCCAACAACAAATCCGAGTATACAACATGATGTTTGCATTCACGTCACCAGGGGCAAAGGTTGACAATCGATTTAACAATGGACGTGGGCCTCCAACACTAAGGATACAAGGTCAAACATGTCACCGAATAGGAAGTTTGTTGCCTCCGCAaggtcaaaaacctaagtttGCTCAGTTATATATTTATGACACGGAAAATGAAGTTGAAAATCGAATGCATGGACTAAG GAACAAAGAAGATTTTGATCCGGAAGTTGTCAGTCGATTAGCAAGCATGTTGTATACATTCAATCCTCATGCTAAAAGTTTTCAAATGGCTAAACAATGGTTAAATAATGGTGAAACTCCAAATTTAAAGCTACGGCTCATTTCAAACCGATCCACCGATGGCAGGGTCTATAATCAGCCAACCGTGTCTGAAGTGGCTGCTTTGGTTGTTGGGGACATTGACACCGCGGAAATGAGGGATATCATAATGCAGACAAAGGGAGGAAGACTTCAAAGAATCAACGAGCTTCATGCCGCTTACATGGCTTACCAGTATCCTTTGATATTTCCTTATGGTGAGGACGGTTATAGACCTGATGTTGCACATAGAGACTTGCCCGCCAACGAAAACAGCATAAGAAATAGGCTCACAATACGCGAATGGCTTGCCTTCCGCATTCAAACAAGGTTATGTGAGGCTAAGACTTTGTTATCTTCGAGAaggttgttccaacaattccTGGTTGATGGTTACACGATGTTAGAATCCGAGAAACTAGAATGGCTACGTAAAAATCAACCAAAGCTTCGAGTGACAAAGTACAACTCTTTAGAGAAAGAAGGCGATCAAAGTCATGCCCCAGGAATTAGCATAGGTAAGCGAGTTGTTTTGCCTTCTTCCTTTGTTGGCGGCCGTAGGTTTATGGATCAGTTGTATTATGATGGGATGGCTATATGCAGTAAAGTCGGATTTCCCGATTTGTTTATTACTTTTACATGTAACCCAAATTGGCCGGAGATTCAAAGAGTTCTCGGACCTCTCCATTTGAAGCCTCAGGATCGTCCGGATGTCATTTCAAgagttttcaaaatcaaattcgatCAACTCCTTTCAGATTTAACCAAAAAAGGAGTTCTTGGAAAAGTGCTTGCTT ATATGTACACCATTGAGTTCCAAAAGAGAGGATTACCTCATGCCCATATATTGCTGTTTTTGCATCCTTCAAACAAATATCCAACGCCCGATGACATTGACAAGATCATTAGTGCGGAAGTCCCAGACCCCAGAAGACACCCTCGGTTATACAATTTGGTAAAATCTCACATGGTCCATGGTCCTTGTGGTTTTGCAAATCTCAACTCACCTTGCATGAAGGATAACAAGTGCACCAAGTTTTATCCTAAGAAATTTCAGCCTACGACTATAGTGGATCACGAGGGATATCCGGTTTATAGGAGAAGAAACAACGGACACACAATTGAAAAGCACGGCATCATCTTTCATAGTGGTCATGTGGTTCCTCACAATCCAAGTTTGCTGTTGAAATACGAAGCCCACATCAACATGGAATGGTGCAACCAAAGTACTTCCATCAAATACCTTTTCAAATATATCAACAAAGGTTCGGACCGTATTTCTGCAATCATACAAGGACAGGACAAAAACAACGTTGACGAGATCAAGCAATATTTGGATTGTCGATACATCTCCCCGAGTGAGGCATGTTGGAGGATCTTTTCGTATTCTATACATGGAAGGAAGCCCGCTGTAGAGAGACTGTTTTTTCATTTGGAAGGTGAAAACTCCGTGTACTACAAAGACTACGAGCAAGTTGGTGATGTTTTACTCAAACCAAGTGTCACCGAGTCAATGTTTACATCTTGGTTTGAGGCAAACAAAACTTACGAGGAAGCAAGATTGCTAACTTATGGTGACTTCGTTTCTAAATTTGTTTATCATAAAAGAAGTCGGACTTGGAAGCCAAGAAAAAGAGGATATACCATTGGTCGACTCATTTGGGTTCCTCAAAGCACTGGTGAATTGTTTTATTTAAGAATGATGCTCACTGTCACAAAGGGTCCTTTGTGCTATCAAGACATTAAGAAAGTTGATGGAAAGCAACTAAAAACTTATAGGGACGCTTGCTTTGCGATGGGATTTCTACAAGATGATCGAGAATTTGTCGAGGCTATCAAAGAGGCACATCTTTGGGGATCCGGTCCATTTTTACGCAAGTTATTTGTGACAATGTTGTTATCTTCCTCCATGAACAGACCGGAACATGTGTGGCGAAAGACTTGGATGTATTTATCAGATGGCATTCTCTACgagcaacgcttattcacaagaaatcaag GTCTGACAATGAGCGATGCCGAGCTCAAAGAAAGGACACTTATGGCCATTGAGACACTTTTACAAAATAACAATCGAACTCTTAAAGACTTCAAGACAATGCCATATCCAAAAGATTTTGTCGTAGAGTTTACTGGAAATAGGCTACTTTACGATGAACTTCAGTATGAAGTTGTTGCTCAAAAACAAATTTTTGATACTTTGTATGCGTCTCTTACAG ATGAGCAACGGAGCATTTTTGAGGAAATCATGGATGCTGTAGAAAAGCAACAAGGTGGGGTGTTTTTTTTATATGGCTATGGTGGGACTGGTAAGACCTTTATGTGGAACACTTTATCAGCAGCACTTAGGTCCAAAAAGAAAATTGTTTTGCCGGTTGCTTCAAGTGGAATTGCAAGTTTGTTGTTACCAGGAGGAAGAACAGCTCATTCTAGATTTAAGATTCCCGTTCCTACTTTAGAGACTTCTATTTGCAACATTGAAAAAAAAGATGATATTGCTGAGCTGCTTAAGTTTACGGATTTAATCATCTGGGATGAGGCTCCTATGGCTAACAAGTTTTGCTTCGAATCTTTGGACAAATCCTTAAAAGATATCATGAGTGGCCCCACACATGCATCTAAGAAAATATTTGGAGGCAAGGTTGTTGTTTTTGGTGGTGACTTCAGGCAAATTCTCCCTGTTATACCAAGAGGTACTAGATCTGATATTATCCATGCAACAATTAATGCTTCTTATATTTGGGATCATTGTAAAGTATTGAGACTTACAAAGAACATGAGATTGCAAAGTGGTCCACCTACTACTACAGCTGATGAGATTAGGAGCTTTTCTGAGTGGATTTTAAATATTGGAGATGGGACCATGTGTGAACCTAATGATGGTTATGCTGATATATGTATTCCAAATGAGTTCATAATTTCAAACTTTACAGATCCGATTCAGGCCATTGTTGAAGATACCTACCCTGATCTCATTCATAATTATCTTGATTCCAATTATCTTCAAAGTCGTGCGATTTTAGCTTCAACAATCGAAGTAGTTGATGATATCAACCAATATATCACTAACCTTCTTCCAG GTGAAGAGAGAGAATACTTTAGTAGTGATTCCATTGATAGATCTGATGTAACTAACTTTGATGCATATGAGCATGTGACACCCGAGTTCTTGAACGCTCTAAAAACCTCAGGATTGCCTAACCATTCAATCAAGTTGAAAGTCGGGGCCACTATTATGTTAATGCGCAACCTGGATCAATCAGAGGGCTTGTGCAACGGCACACGACTAACTGTAACCAGACTTGCTGCCCATGTCATTGAAGCGAAGATCATTTCTGGGAAAAATATTGGTAACATCTTTTATATTCCTAGAATGTCTTTATCCCCCTCACAGTCTCCATGGCCATTTAAATTGGTGAGACGCCAATTCCCAATAATTGTTTCCTTTGCCATGACTATTAACAAGTCACAGGGCCAGTCACTTGACAATGTGGGATTGTATTTGCCAAAGGAAGTTTTTAGTCATGGGCAATTGTATGTCGCTATTTCAAGAGTCAAATCCAAAAAGGGATTAAGGATTCTTATTCATGACAAAGAGAAACAACCTATGCTCTCTACCACCAATGTTGTTTTCAAGGAAGTCTTTCATAACATTTAA
- the LOC131641098 gene encoding uncharacterized protein LOC131641098: MSRAPILINDLVKGNQVWKMLIRVVDLWVVTEKNGHQHLEMVIQDVKADKIHVTSWNRDFTNWVEQLKEHETYIMYNGEPVDNEGPLKVCSHPLKIVLNGGTTMMKAVLPDIPTHKFIFHPIEDFLKGNYKHDILYAHISMNSNVCNLALLASNILDVIGVLQDVVKTQMGGGNRKSCVNITLRDVEGNVIEVALWESYGKQLMNYTTPNNTSGPTIILLTHAWCKPNSVSGLPSLSNAWNGSRLLINLDHPQVADFKASFGTTDLSGIPALSQSLTCDSSMQSANNFWTNLSEVKTIHAIAALARDSYATTIGTTVGFKASKNGWYFESYAGSSGNTDPEPVIK; encoded by the exons ATGTCAAGGGCTCCCATTCTGATAAACGATCTGGTCAAGGGGAACCAAGTATGGAAAATGTTGATTAGGGTTGTTGATCTTTGGGTTGTTACTGAGAAAAATGGCCATCAACACCTTGAGATGGTCATTCAAGATGTAAAG GCTGATAAGATTCATGTCACAAGTTGGAACAGAGATTTCACAAATTGGGTTGAACAACTGAAGGAGCATGAGACTTATATTATGTATAACGGAGAGCCCGTGGACAACGAAGGTCCTTTAAAAGTCTGTTCCCACCCACTCAAGATCGTCCTCAACGGAGGGACTACGATGATGAAGGCGGTGTTACCCGACATACCAACCCACAAGTTCATTTTTCATCCTATTGAAGACTTTCTCAAAGGGAACTACAAGCATGACATCTTATATG CTCACATATCCATGAATTCAAATGTTTGTAATCTTGCTTTACTTGCTTCAAACATTTTAGATGTTATAGGGGTGTTGCAAGATGTTGTTAAGACACAAATGGGCGGTGGGAATAGGAAATCTTGCGTCAATATTACCTTGCGAGATGTTGAAGGGAATGTTATCGAGGTGGCATTATGGGAAAGTTACGGCAAGCAATTGATGAACTACACTACCCCAAACAACACTTCTGGGCCTACAATTATCCTTTTGACCCATGCCTGGTGCAAGCCAAATTCAG TTTCCGGTCTTCCGTCTCTTTCGAATGCATGGAACGGCTCTAGGCTTCTCATTAACTTGGACCATCCACAAGTTGCAGATTTCAAAGCTAG CTTTGGAACTACTGATTTATCTGGTATACCTGCCCTTTCCCAATCATTAACATGTGATTCTTCCATGCAATCTGCAAACAATTTCTGGACTAACTTGAGTGAGGTCAAGACTATCCATGCAATCGCTGCACTAGCAAGG GATTCTTACGCAACGACTATTGGCACTACCGTCGGTTTCAAAGCTTCCAAGAACGGATGGTATTTTGAGTCTTATGCTGGGTCATCTGGAAATACAGATCCTGAACCTGTTATTAAGTGA
- the LOC131641102 gene encoding protein HIGH CHLOROPHYLL FLUORESCENCE PHENOTYPE 173, chloroplastic, with translation MSASASTAIAFPSKINFNYPLRFQRRLLLLTPRATAPNTGKDSKNETDDDKRQSLSLDDVNPVGLGRRSRQLFDDVWRKFSGLGQISRTIRTDDQETLDALLVREGPMCEFAVPGAQNTTVLVVGATSRIGRIVVRKLMLRGYTVKAFVREADQEVLELLPRSVEIVIGDVGDPDTVKAAVEGSNKIIYCATARSSITGDLFRVDHRGVYNISKAFQDHNNKLAQLRAGKSSKSKLTIAKFKTESSLNGWETRQGTYFQDVVTSKYDGGMDAKIEFTENGEAVFSGYVFNRGGYVELSKKLSLPLGSTLDRYEGLVLSVGGNGRSYVLILEAGPSGDLSQSKLYFARFSTKVGFCRVRVPFSSFRPAQPDDPVLDPFLVHTLTIRFEPRRQRNIEVNTAKNQDMRSFKLIMEYIKALPTGQETDFVLVSCSGLGIEPSRREKVLKAKRAGEDSLRKSGLGYTIVRPGPLQEEPGGQRALIFDQGNRISRGISCADVADICVKALHDSTARNKSFDVCYEYVAEDGKELYELVAHLPDKANNYLTPALSVLEKNT, from the exons ATGAGCGCCTCCGCCTCAACGGCAATAGCATTTCCCTCgaaaatcaatttcaattatcCTCTGAGATTTCAACGCCGCTTGCTACTACTAACTCCTAGGGCTACTGCTCCAAATACAGGCAAGGACAGCAAGAACGAAACCGACGATGACAAACGACAATCGCTTAGTCTCGACGATGTCAACCCGGTGGGACTCGGTCGTAGATCGCGCCAGTTGTTCGATGATGTTTGGAGAAAATTCTCTGGATTGGGTCAGATTTCTAGGACTATCCGCACCGATGATCAGGAGACACTAGATGCTCTTCTCGTCCGGGAAGGTCCTATGTGCGAGTTTGCAGTTCCAGGCGCTCAGAATACAACTGTTCTCGTTGTTGGTGCCACCAGCCGCATTGGCCGCATTGTTGTTCGTAAGCTCATGCTCAGGGGTTACACCGTCAAG GCTTTCGTTAGGGAGGCTGATCAAGAGGTGCTAGAGCTGCTTCCGAGGTCAGTAGAGATAGTGATTGGGGATGTTGGTGATCCTGACACTGTCAAGGCTGCCGTAGAAGGCtctaacaaaataatatattgtgCAACTGCCCGCTCTTCTATTACTGGTGATCTCTTCAGGGTTGATCATCGAGGAGTTTATAACATATCTAAAGCATTTCAGGATCACAATAATAAATTAGCTCAGTTGCGAGCTGGGAAAAGCAGCAAAAGTAAGCTTACCATTGCTAAATTCAAAACTGAATCTTCTCTAAATGGATGGGAAACTCGCCAAGGAACTTACTTCCAAGACGTAGTTACCTCGAAATATGACGGAGGGATGGATGCCAAAATTGAGTTCACTGAGAATGGAGAAGCTGTTTTCTCAG ggtATGTCTTCAATAGAGGTGGCTATGTAGAACTCTCAAAAAAGCTTTCTCTACCTCTGGGCTCTACGCTTGACAG GTATGAGGGCTTGGTTCTCTCTGTTGGTGGCAATGGAAGATCTTATGTATTAATTCTTGAAGCTGGTCCTTCAGGGGATCTAAGTCAGAGTAAATTGTATTTTGCAAGATTTAGTACAAAAGTGGGATTTTGCAGG GTTAGAGTGCCATTTTCATCATTCCGTCCTGCACAACCAGATGATCCAGTTTTAGACCCTTTTCTTGTACACACATTAACAATACGGTTTGAGCCTAGAAGACAG AGGAATATTGAAGTTAATACGGCAAAGAACCAGGATATGAGAAGCTTTAAGCTAATAATGGAATATATAAAAGCCCTTCCT ACTGGACAAGAAACCGATTTTGTCTTAGTTTCATGTTCTGGCCTAGGTATTGAGCCTTCTAGGCGAGAGAAAGTTCTTAAAGCTAAGAGG GCAGGTGAAGATTCCTTGAGAAAATCTGGCCTTGGGTATACAATAGTTCGTCCGGGTCCATTGCAG GAAGAACCTGGTGGACAGCGTGCTCTAATATTTGATCAAGGAAACAGAATATCTCGG GGCATCAGCTGCGCTGATGTGGCTGATATATGTGTGAAGGCACTCCATGATTCAACTGCAAGAAACAAAAGCTTTGAT GTCTGTTACGAGTATGTTGCTGAGGATGGGAAGGAGCTCTATGAGCTG GTTGCCCATTTGCCTGACAAAGCAAATAACTACCTGACACCAGCTCTCTCTGTCTTAGAGAAGAATACCTGA